In Syntrophomonas wolfei subsp. wolfei str. Goettingen G311, a single window of DNA contains:
- the fdhF gene encoding formate dehydrogenase subunit alpha → MIKLTIDGKEIEVARGTMLLDACRQAGADIPTLCYDPDLRLAGSCRMCVVDVKGRPALVASCVAPAENGMVVQTESDDVVESRKIILELLAARHKFECPTCEKDGDCKLQDYMYRYGVKESRYDGEGPHFGMEDPNPFIERDYDKCIMCTRCVRACDGITGAQAINVKDRGHHAKIAAPFDGKLADSTCVFCGQCIMVCPVGALTSKVAAGKGKPAQNEKVLTTCTYCGTGCTLELNVNNDRVVGVTSNRDADWSPVNKGALCVKGRFGWDFIHSPDRLTTPMIRENGELRPASWDEALDFAAGKIKGIKEKYGSDSLAMFSSARVTNEENYIAQKLMRAVIGTNNVDHCARLUHSVTVAGLGAAFGSGAMTNAIGELEKDATAIFLIGTNTTENHPVIGYKIRKNVRENGAKLIVADPREIELAGIADVYMQFRPGTDVALLNGMMNVIINEGLLDKEFVETRTEAYEAFAQVVEKYTPEYVSPITGVPAEDIRKAARIYAEAERASICYAMGLTQHSTGTDNVKSCCNLALLTGNLGKPGTGVNPLRGQNNVQGACDMGALPVVFTAYQGVGIEANREKFEKAWGVKLSGQNGLTLTAAINKAHHGELKALLVLGENPMVSDPDLDHVEDALDNLEFLMVQDIFLTETAQRADVVFPGVTFAEKEGTFTNTERRVQRVRKAISNRGDARQDYEILCELSTRLGYPMSYSSPEEIFEEIRTLTPSYAGITYQRLEGKGLHWPCPTEDHPGTPILHKEKFNRGLGLFHAIEFQEAAELPDAEYPLILSTGRSLFHYHTGTMTRRAVALDLHQPENEIQVNPVTAAKLGIMDGEMARVVTRRGSIELKAKLTDIVKENVIFTFFHFSEAAANMLTNASVLDPVAGIPEYKVSAARLEKIS, encoded by the coding sequence ATGATAAAACTAACTATAGATGGTAAAGAAATTGAGGTAGCCAGGGGTACTATGTTGCTGGACGCCTGTCGCCAGGCGGGAGCTGATATACCCACTCTGTGCTATGATCCGGACCTCAGACTGGCTGGTTCCTGTCGCATGTGCGTAGTAGATGTCAAAGGACGGCCTGCTTTGGTAGCCAGTTGTGTCGCTCCAGCTGAAAACGGCATGGTGGTACAGACCGAAAGTGATGATGTGGTGGAATCCCGTAAAATCATCCTGGAACTGCTGGCGGCCCGGCACAAGTTTGAATGCCCTACCTGTGAAAAGGACGGGGACTGCAAGCTGCAGGATTATATGTATCGCTACGGGGTGAAAGAATCCCGCTATGATGGGGAAGGCCCCCATTTCGGGATGGAAGACCCCAATCCCTTTATTGAAAGGGACTATGACAAGTGTATCATGTGTACCCGTTGTGTCCGGGCCTGTGACGGCATAACCGGGGCTCAAGCCATAAATGTTAAAGACCGGGGACATCATGCCAAGATAGCTGCTCCTTTTGATGGCAAACTGGCTGATTCCACTTGTGTCTTCTGTGGCCAGTGTATTATGGTCTGTCCGGTTGGCGCTTTGACCAGCAAGGTGGCGGCGGGCAAAGGCAAGCCGGCTCAAAATGAGAAGGTTCTGACCACCTGTACCTATTGTGGTACCGGATGTACTCTGGAATTAAATGTTAATAACGACCGCGTGGTTGGTGTCACTTCCAATCGGGATGCGGACTGGAGCCCGGTTAACAAGGGAGCCCTTTGCGTTAAGGGCCGCTTTGGTTGGGACTTCATCCATTCCCCGGATAGATTGACCACCCCCATGATTCGCGAAAACGGCGAGCTGCGCCCGGCCTCCTGGGATGAAGCCCTGGATTTTGCCGCCGGTAAAATCAAAGGGATTAAAGAGAAATATGGCTCAGACAGCCTGGCCATGTTTTCCTCCGCCCGGGTCACCAATGAAGAGAACTATATAGCGCAGAAGTTGATGAGGGCCGTTATCGGTACCAATAATGTCGACCACTGCGCCCGTCTCTGACACTCCGTTACTGTCGCCGGTCTGGGGGCAGCATTTGGTAGTGGAGCAATGACCAATGCCATTGGTGAACTGGAGAAAGATGCTACGGCTATTTTCTTAATCGGAACCAACACCACGGAAAACCACCCGGTAATCGGGTACAAGATCCGCAAAAATGTACGGGAGAATGGGGCCAAGCTGATTGTGGCCGACCCGCGCGAAATTGAACTGGCAGGAATAGCTGATGTCTATATGCAATTCCGGCCTGGGACTGATGTGGCCCTGCTCAATGGGATGATGAATGTCATTATCAACGAGGGCCTGCTGGACAAGGAATTCGTCGAAACCCGTACGGAAGCTTATGAGGCCTTTGCCCAGGTAGTGGAAAAATATACTCCGGAATATGTTTCACCTATAACCGGGGTACCAGCGGAAGATATCCGCAAAGCGGCCCGGATTTATGCTGAAGCGGAGAGAGCTTCCATCTGCTATGCTATGGGACTAACCCAGCACAGCACCGGAACCGACAATGTCAAGTCCTGTTGTAACCTGGCTCTGTTGACCGGCAACCTGGGCAAACCGGGCACCGGGGTAAATCCTTTGCGCGGGCAGAACAACGTGCAGGGAGCCTGTGATATGGGTGCTCTGCCGGTGGTATTCACCGCTTACCAGGGTGTGGGCATAGAAGCCAACCGGGAAAAATTTGAGAAAGCTTGGGGAGTAAAGCTATCCGGGCAGAATGGACTAACCTTAACTGCAGCTATCAACAAGGCCCATCATGGCGAGTTGAAAGCACTGCTGGTACTGGGGGAAAATCCCATGGTCAGTGACCCCGATCTGGACCACGTGGAAGATGCCCTGGATAACCTGGAATTCCTGATGGTACAGGATATATTCCTAACAGAAACCGCGCAGAGAGCTGATGTGGTATTCCCTGGCGTTACTTTTGCCGAGAAAGAGGGTACCTTTACCAACACCGAGAGAAGGGTGCAGCGGGTACGCAAGGCCATCAGCAACCGGGGCGATGCCCGGCAGGATTACGAGATTCTCTGTGAACTCTCCACCCGCCTGGGTTATCCCATGAGTTACTCCTCACCGGAAGAGATATTCGAGGAAATCAGAACCCTCACTCCTTCCTATGCCGGTATCACTTACCAGCGCCTGGAGGGTAAAGGTCTGCACTGGCCTTGCCCGACTGAGGATCATCCGGGAACCCCCATATTGCACAAAGAGAAATTCAACCGCGGTCTGGGATTGTTCCATGCTATTGAGTTCCAGGAAGCAGCAGAATTACCCGATGCTGAGTATCCTCTGATCCTGAGCACCGGACGCAGCCTCTTCCATTATCATACCGGTACCATGACCAGAAGGGCAGTGGCCCTGGACCTTCACCAGCCGGAAAACGAGATACAGGTCAATCCGGTTACCGCAGCCAAGTTGGGCATTATGGATGGGGAAATGGCCCGGGTAGTTACCCGGAGAGGCAGTATTGAACTCAAAGCTAAGTTAACTGATATAGTAAAGGAAAATGTAATCTTTACCTTCTTCCACTTTAGCGAAGCAGCCGCTAACATGCTGACCAATGCCAGCGTTCTTGACCCGGTGGCCGGCATCCCTGAATACAAGGTATCTGCCGCCCGCCTGGAAAAAATAAGCTAG
- a CDS encoding acyl-CoA dehydrogenase family protein — MDFRLNEEQEMMKKMAHDFAVNEIAPYASEWDNNHIYPEDCIKKMHEVGLMTIGVPAEYGGAGLDHTAQNIVAEEICWGDAGVGTVMVASTLLASDPVLVAANHEQKKEFYGRLLDGELAAFCLTEPGAGSDAGGIATRCVKSGDEYILNGSKQFISNGGTAGVYTVLATLDKKMGTKGMCAFIVDRNTPGITVGKTEDKLGIRTSNTTEVIFEDVRVPAKNLLGTEGQGFYIIMKTLDLSRASIAAMATGVSQACLDASLEYSKLRTQFGKPICSFQAIQFKLADMAMRIEASRLLYLEASSLQDMNVPRFSKAASLAKAYAGDTAVFCATEAVQVFGGYGYTKDYPVEKYYRDAKIFQIYEGTGEVQRLVIAGDLLRG, encoded by the coding sequence ATGGATTTCCGTTTAAATGAAGAACAAGAAATGATGAAAAAAATGGCCCATGATTTTGCGGTCAATGAGATAGCACCCTATGCCTCCGAGTGGGATAACAACCACATTTATCCCGAAGACTGCATTAAAAAGATGCACGAAGTAGGACTGATGACCATCGGCGTACCAGCGGAATATGGCGGAGCCGGCCTCGATCATACCGCCCAGAACATTGTCGCTGAAGAAATCTGCTGGGGTGATGCCGGCGTAGGTACCGTCATGGTAGCCAGCACCCTATTGGCGTCCGACCCCGTTCTGGTAGCCGCCAATCACGAGCAGAAAAAAGAGTTTTATGGACGCTTGCTGGATGGCGAACTGGCAGCATTCTGTTTGACCGAGCCCGGTGCCGGTTCCGATGCCGGTGGCATTGCCACCCGCTGTGTCAAAAGCGGCGATGAGTATATTCTAAACGGCAGCAAACAGTTCATCAGCAATGGCGGAACCGCCGGCGTTTATACCGTACTGGCCACCCTGGATAAGAAGATGGGTACCAAAGGTATGTGTGCCTTTATTGTTGACCGCAATACCCCCGGTATAACCGTAGGCAAAACCGAAGACAAACTGGGAATCAGAACTTCCAACACCACTGAAGTAATATTTGAAGATGTCCGGGTTCCGGCCAAGAATCTTTTGGGCACCGAAGGACAGGGCTTCTATATCATAATGAAGACTTTGGACCTTTCCCGGGCCAGCATTGCCGCCATGGCCACCGGCGTATCCCAAGCCTGTCTGGACGCTTCGTTGGAGTATTCCAAATTGCGCACCCAGTTTGGCAAACCCATATGCAGCTTCCAGGCCATTCAGTTCAAGCTGGCGGATATGGCCATGAGGATTGAAGCCTCCCGCCTGCTCTATCTGGAAGCCTCCTCACTGCAGGATATGAATGTTCCCCGTTTCAGCAAAGCCGCCTCCCTGGCCAAAGCCTATGCTGGTGATACCGCCGTATTCTGCGCCACCGAAGCGGTGCAGGTTTTCGGCGGATATGGCTATACCAAGGACTACCCGGTAGAAAAATACTACCGTGACGCCAAGATATTCCAGATATACGAAGGAACCGGCGAGGTTCAGAGACTGGTAATCGCCGGAGACTTGCTCAGAGGTTAA
- a CDS encoding acetyl-CoA hydrolase/transferase family protein: protein MDYSTEYKRKLLPVEEAMKVVKSGDLVQYGEFVMNSSYLDAALAQRVDELENVNIRTTTCPFPPKTVLADPERKHFIYNDYHMSAASRKLHDKDLCNYVPLTYHEGPSFYERDYVAADVALIKVAPMDKHGFFNLGTALSLTPLFCDTAKTVIVEVNENVPICLGGCRESIHISEVDYIVEGDNQPMIQLPELPISDTDKKIASIVLEEIEDGACLQLGIGAMPNAVGAMIAQSDLKDLGVHTEMLVDSFVDMYEAGRITGRRKQLDKCKMAYTFAMGTNKLYNFLDGNPACAIYPVDYTNDPFIIGRNDKVLGINNAIEVDLYGQVASESSGTRHISGTGGQLDFIIGSYYSKGGKGLICLTSTFSDKEGNLQSRIRPTLTPGAVVTVPRSINFYVVTEYGITMLKAKSTWQRAEALINLAHPDLRDELIKEAEKMRIWVRSNKIV from the coding sequence ATGGATTACAGCACGGAATATAAACGCAAACTGCTACCCGTAGAAGAAGCTATGAAGGTAGTTAAATCCGGCGACCTGGTGCAGTATGGAGAATTTGTCATGAATTCCAGCTACCTGGACGCTGCACTGGCCCAGCGGGTTGATGAGTTAGAGAATGTCAATATCCGCACCACCACCTGCCCCTTCCCGCCCAAAACGGTTCTGGCTGACCCGGAGAGAAAACACTTCATATATAATGACTATCATATGAGTGCCGCCAGCCGCAAACTGCATGATAAGGATTTGTGCAATTATGTACCTTTAACCTATCATGAAGGCCCCAGTTTTTACGAGCGCGATTATGTGGCAGCCGATGTAGCTCTGATTAAGGTTGCCCCCATGGATAAACACGGTTTCTTTAATTTAGGTACCGCGCTCTCTTTAACCCCACTGTTCTGTGATACCGCCAAGACCGTTATAGTGGAAGTCAATGAAAACGTTCCCATCTGCCTGGGCGGCTGCCGGGAGTCCATTCACATATCTGAAGTTGACTACATAGTTGAAGGGGACAACCAGCCTATGATTCAGCTTCCGGAACTCCCCATATCAGATACCGACAAGAAAATAGCTTCCATAGTCCTGGAAGAAATCGAAGACGGAGCCTGCCTGCAGTTGGGAATAGGCGCCATGCCCAATGCTGTAGGAGCTATGATAGCCCAATCCGATTTGAAGGATCTGGGGGTACACACAGAAATGCTGGTAGACTCCTTTGTCGATATGTATGAAGCCGGCCGTATTACCGGTCGCCGCAAACAACTGGACAAATGCAAGATGGCATACACTTTTGCCATGGGTACCAACAAACTGTATAACTTCCTGGATGGAAACCCGGCATGTGCTATCTATCCCGTAGATTATACCAATGACCCCTTTATTATTGGCCGCAATGACAAAGTTCTCGGCATCAATAATGCCATTGAGGTAGACCTTTATGGACAAGTGGCTTCAGAGTCATCGGGAACCCGGCATATCTCCGGAACCGGCGGACAGCTGGACTTCATTATCGGTTCCTATTATTCTAAGGGGGGCAAAGGTCTGATCTGCCTGACCTCAACCTTTAGCGACAAAGAAGGCAATCTGCAATCCCGAATCCGGCCCACGCTAACCCCGGGAGCCGTTGTAACTGTACCCCGGAGTATAAACTTTTATGTAGTTACTGAATATGGTATTACCATGCTCAAGGCCAAATCTACCTGGCAGCGGGCCGAAGCGCTTATTAACCTGGCCCACCCCGACCTGCGGGATGAACTCATTAAGGAAGCTGAAAAAATGCGTATTTGGGTGAGAAGCAATAAAATAGTCTAA